A section of the Ciona intestinalis chromosome 4, KH, whole genome shotgun sequence genome encodes:
- the ese gene encoding transcription factor protein (The RefSeq protein has 13 substitutions compared to this genomic sequence), translating into MDDVIAHFDHDYVINQKCPASVVYSGDTKKRQMTRPLSIQRSALVRHLRKGNLPSSKFQSRDLEQHALSAVDDVTEKSPNTGTTTVRFETLPSMSTSNKTTTSSQRVTVTSSTTTNPTLPGNLATLTSSEFAQILKSFNIRLKTDDSGLAVLKTNRTTSTASGRSGGVSNTPAQTTSVKSDSVLKPPMAGLGKTTWRGLKWHHTNFNHAPKPKAATTPRRRRTVPKRALDPMKLGQARTPKFPGYAVPLSQAWVDLANRDLAAEETVRSSVQSESEKLLLGDEDNKHDPFLSNFTEHDENAESVVLTSQLKPCQTRSESDVTSDQSEISDTFLRVDDITLDGEYLRPSTTLVSDVNKQAPVIASESRTQSHGTDDSPLLRAGLFRCQRTTAETTFGTPHALTDDVTHPGSKELGGNKAEEECRLKSADETDFQEKEVTDKMADYIESHQQYNRQGAGYIPSTQSCSEAPEIGTYRIFEDLFGENSKLMDMHDVTDTMLSNSLSFFASDYDVTNSNQAVAVNREFDHAASESRNELRGFDFCNPDEVFVSSMQTMPDQNCHVSHQQMTSPQVDVFLTSPKSIPASYVTSGSQATLSDTDSGIHSPSSTPMKTYQQNTSFDLDSHWNNYSVQTDAQPSEIGSPTNIDHEIFFNSPTPSYSSSTYSTDTDQESHFINLDEQAAFTNEPIGGQDSCRNEQQTIQTCKTYQFCDNFGQIDAGPIVLRKLYPDEAGRWTATTEPHIPNHRSNIVFRTSRKIKKETSTERKRKITSDVSDDRLVKAKRISAGKNVHLWEFIRDILLDPEHSPSLIKWEDRQSGVFRFMQSDVVASMWGERKRNPKMTYEKLSRAMRYYYNRGILERVDGRRLVYKFGPNSHGWQLSGEIKQTPTNVVKSEHADTSNDTVCASPIDSDSIAVVVSGEQTFQGGNETTEIPQTSPSSLDTCNALPNTSKYTNIVTSWLQSTSSSCTSSQITSLPSANVLLGNSIRIAAIQAQ; encoded by the exons AAAAGGAAATTTACCTAGCTCCAAATTTCAATCACGTGATCTAGAACAGCACGCGTTAAGCGCTGTTGATGTCGTAACGGAAAAATCCCCGAATACGGGAACCACGACCGTTCGCTTCGAAACGTTGCCAAGCATGTCTACctcaaacaaaacaacaaccaatTCACAACGTGTTACCGTTACGTCATCTACGACAACGAATCCAACGCTTCCCGGCAACTTGGCTACGCTTTCGTCGTCAGAGTTCGCGCAGATTCTTAAAAGTTTCAACATCAGGTTAAAAACCGATGACTCAGGGCTCGCCGTGCTTAAAACAAACCGAACAACTTCAACCGCCAGTGGGCGGTCTGGAGGCGTAAGCAACCCTCCGGCTCAAACCACCTCGGTTAAAAGTGACTCCGTGTTAAAGCCCCCGATGGCCGGCTTAGGTAAAACAACGTGGCGAGGGCTTAAGTGGCATCATACTAATTTTAACCACGCTCCAAAACCAAAAGCTGCGACTACACCTAGACGTAGAAGAACTGTTCCAAAGCGTGCCTTGGATCCGATGAAACTTGGTCAGGCACGAACTCCTAAGTTCCCGGGGTATGCCGTGCCGCTTTCACAAGCGTGGGTGGATCTTGCAAATCGAGACCTGGCTGCGGAGGAGACCGTTCGGTCATCCGTGCAGTCTGAAAGTGAGAAACTTCTTCTGGGCGACGAAGACAACAAACATGATCCGTTCCTTTCCAACTTTACTGAGCACGATGAGAATGCAGAATCTGTTGTgttgacatcacaattaaagCCTTGTCAAACGAGGTCGGaaagtgacgtcacttccGACCAAAGCGAAATTTCCGACACGTTTTTACGAGTGGACGATATTACGCTTGATGGGGAATACCTAAGGCCGTCAACGACCCTCGTTTCTGACGTAAACAAGCAAGCACCGGTGATTGCATCAGAAAGTCGCACGCAGAGTCACGGCACGGACGATTCGCCTTTGCTGCGTGCCGGGCTGTTTAGGTGCCGACGTACAACAGCCGAAACGACCCTTGGCACGCCTCATGCACTTACTGATGACGTAACGCATCCCGGCAGTAAAGAATTGGGAGGAAATATGGCGGAAGACG AGTGTAGGTTAAAAAGTGCCGACGAAACGGATTTTCAAGAAAAAGAG GTAACTGACAAAATGGCCGATTACATTGAATCGCACCAGCAATACAATAGACAAGGTGCTGGATACATTCCAAGCACGCAGAGCTGCAGTGAAGCACCGGAGATAGGAACGTACAGGATTTTCGAAG ATTTGTTCGGAGAAAACTCCAAACTGATGGACATGCATGATGTTACTGATACCATGCTAAGCAATTCACTTTCGTTCTTCGCATCCGACTACGACGTAACCAACTCCAACCAAGCGGTCGCAGTCAACAGAGAATTTGACCACGCAGCAAGCGAGTCACGAAACGAACTAAGAGGTTTTGATTTCTGTAACCCGGACGAAGTTTTTGTAAGCTCAATGCAAACAATGCCTGATCAAAATTGCCACGTATCGCACCAacaaatgacgtcaccacaAGTCGACGTATTTCTTACGTCACCAAAGTCAATTCCTGCCAGTTACGTCACGTCTGGTTCCCAAGCAACGCTCTCGGACACCGACAGTGGTATCCATAGTCCCAGCTCGACCCCTATGAAAACCTATCAACAAAACACATCGTTTGACTTGGATTCTCACTGGAACAACTACAGCGTCCAAAGAGACGCACATCCCAGTGAAATCGGTAGCCCAACAAATATTGACCATGAG ATTTTTTTCAACTCGCCAACACCCAGTTACTCAAGCAGCACGTACTCAACGGATACAG atcaAGAATCACATTTTATCAACCTGGACGATCAAGCTGCTTTTACCAATGAACCTATAGGCGGACAGGACTCTTGTCGAAATGAACAACAGACCATCCAGACATGCAAAACATACCAATTCTGTGATAATTTTGGCCAAATTGACGCAGGTCCAATCGTGCTAAGAAAACTATATCCAGACGAAGCAGGTCGCTGGACTGCAACCACCGAACCACACATTTCCAACCATAGAAGTAACATTGTCTTCCGGACTTCTCGGAAgataaagaaagaaacaagTACCGAGCGTAAACGGAAGATTACATCCGACGTTTCGGATGACAGATTGGTGAAAGCAAAAAGAATATCGG CAGGCAAGAACGTGCACTTGTGGGAATTTATTCGGGACATTCTACTCGACCCCGAACACAGCCCATCACTGATAAAATGGGAGGACCGCCAATCCGGAGTGTTTAGATTCATGCAGAGTGATGTGGTGGCATCGATGTGGGGAGAAAGGAAACGAAATCCGAAAATGACTTATGAAAAATTAAGCCGAGCAATGAG GTATTACTACAACCGTGGTATACTGGAACGAGTTGACGGAAGAAGACTTGTTTACAAGTTTGGTCCGAATTCACATGGCTGGCAACTCTCGGGTAAAATTAAGCAAACGCCAACAAATGTTGTGAAGAGTGAACATGCCGACACGTCAA ACGACACGGTATGCGCATCACCAATTGACAGCGATTCCATTGCTGTCGTCGTCTCGGGTGAGCAAACCTTCCAAGGCGGGAATGAAACGACCGAAATCCCGCAAACTTCCCCCAGCTCCCTTGATACCTGCAACGCTCTTCCTAACACTTccaaatatacaaacattgtAACATCGTGGCTGCAGAGCACGTCATCCTCGTGTACGTCATCACAGATTACATCACTGCCGAGCGCAAACGTACTTCTCGGAAACAGCATTCGAATTGCCGCCATACAGGCGCAGTGA
- the ese gene encoding transcription factor protein isoform X1, with protein MDDVIAHFDHDYVINQKCPASVVYSGDTKKRQMTRPLSIQRSALVRHLRKGNLPSSKFQSRDLEQHALSAVDVVTEKSPNTGTTTVRFETLPSMSTSNKTTTNSQRVTVTSSTTTNPTLPGNLATLSSSEFAQILKSFNIRLKTDDSGLAVLKTNRTTSTASGRSGGVSNPPAQTTSVKSDSVLKPPMAGLGKTTWRGLKWHHTNFNHAPKPKAATTPRRRRTVPKRALDPMKLGQARTPKFPGYAVPLSQAWVDLANRDLAAEETVRSSVQSESEKLLLGDEDNKHDPFLSNFTEHDENAESVVLTSQLKPCQTRSESDVTSDQSEISDTFLRVDDITLDGEYLRPSTTLVSDVNKQAPVIASESRTQSHGTDDSPLLRAGLFRCRRTTAETTLGTPHALTDDVTHPGSKELGGNMAEDECRLKSADETDFQEKEVTDKMADYIESHQQYNRQGAGYIPSTQSCSEAPEIGTYRIFEDLFGENSKLMDMHDVTDTMLSNSLSFFASDYDVTNSNQAVAVNREFDHAASESRNELRGFDFCNPDEVFVSSMQTMPDQNCHVSHQQMTSPQVDVFLTSPKSIPASYVTSGSQATLSDTDSGIHSPSSTPMKTYQQNTSFDLDSHWNNYSVQRDAHPSEIGSPTNIDHEIFFNSPTPSYSSSTYSTDTDQESHFINLDDQAAFTNEPIGGQDSCRNEQQTIQTCKTYQFCDNFGQIDAGPIVLRKLYPDEAGRWTATTEPHISNHRSNIVFRTSRKIKKETSTERKRKITSDVSDDRLVKAKRISGKNVHLWEFIRDILLDPEHSPSLIKWEDRQSGVFRFMQSDVVASMWGERKRNPKMTYEKLSRAMRYYYNRGILERVDGRRLVYKFGPNSHGWQLSGKIKQTPTNVVKSEHADTSNDTVCASPIDSDSIAVVVSGEQTFQGGNETTEIPQTSPSSLDTCNALPNTSKYTNIVTSWLQSTSSSCTSSQITSLPSANVLLGNSIRIAAIQAQ; from the exons AAAAGGAAATTTACCTAGCTCCAAATTTCAATCACGTGATCTAGAACAGCACGCGTTAAGCGCTGTTGATGTCGTAACGGAAAAATCCCCGAATACGGGAACCACGACCGTTCGCTTCGAAACGTTGCCAAGCATGTCTACctcaaacaaaacaacaaccaatTCACAACGTGTTACCGTTACGTCATCTACGACAACGAATCCAACGCTTCCCGGCAACTTGGCTACGCTTTCGTCGTCAGAGTTCGCGCAGATTCTTAAAAGTTTCAACATCAGGTTAAAAACCGATGACTCAGGGCTCGCCGTGCTTAAAACAAACCGAACAACTTCAACCGCCAGTGGGCGGTCTGGAGGCGTAAGCAACCCTCCGGCTCAAACCACCTCGGTTAAAAGTGACTCCGTGTTAAAGCCCCCGATGGCCGGCTTAGGTAAAACAACGTGGCGAGGGCTTAAGTGGCATCATACTAATTTTAACCACGCTCCAAAACCAAAAGCTGCGACTACACCTAGACGTAGAAGAACTGTTCCAAAGCGTGCCTTGGATCCGATGAAACTTGGTCAGGCACGAACTCCTAAGTTCCCGGGGTATGCCGTGCCGCTTTCACAAGCGTGGGTGGATCTTGCAAATCGAGACCTGGCTGCGGAGGAGACCGTTCGGTCATCCGTGCAGTCTGAAAGTGAGAAACTTCTTCTGGGCGACGAAGACAACAAACATGATCCGTTCCTTTCCAACTTTACTGAGCACGATGAGAATGCAGAATCTGTTGTgttgacatcacaattaaagCCTTGTCAAACGAGGTCGGaaagtgacgtcacttccGACCAAAGCGAAATTTCCGACACGTTTTTACGAGTGGACGATATTACGCTTGATGGGGAATACCTAAGGCCGTCAACGACCCTCGTTTCTGACGTAAACAAGCAAGCACCGGTGATTGCATCAGAAAGTCGCACGCAGAGTCACGGCACGGACGATTCGCCTTTGCTGCGTGCCGGGCTGTTTAGGTGCCGACGTACAACAGCCGAAACGACCCTTGGCACGCCTCATGCACTTACTGATGACGTAACGCATCCCGGCAGTAAAGAATTGGGAGGAAATATGGCGGAAGACG AGTGTAGGTTAAAAAGTGCCGACGAAACGGATTTTCAAGAAAAAGAG GTAACTGACAAAATGGCCGATTACATTGAATCGCACCAGCAATACAATAGACAAGGTGCTGGATACATTCCAAGCACGCAGAGCTGCAGTGAAGCACCGGAGATAGGAACGTACAGGATTTTCGAAG ATTTGTTCGGAGAAAACTCCAAACTGATGGACATGCATGATGTTACTGATACCATGCTAAGCAATTCACTTTCGTTCTTCGCATCCGACTACGACGTAACCAACTCCAACCAAGCGGTCGCAGTCAACAGAGAATTTGACCACGCAGCAAGCGAGTCACGAAACGAACTAAGAGGTTTTGATTTCTGTAACCCGGACGAAGTTTTTGTAAGCTCAATGCAAACAATGCCTGATCAAAATTGCCACGTATCGCACCAacaaatgacgtcaccacaAGTCGACGTATTTCTTACGTCACCAAAGTCAATTCCTGCCAGTTACGTCACGTCTGGTTCCCAAGCAACGCTCTCGGACACCGACAGTGGTATCCATAGTCCCAGCTCGACCCCTATGAAAACCTATCAACAAAACACATCGTTTGACTTGGATTCTCACTGGAACAACTACAGCGTCCAAAGAGACGCACATCCCAGTGAAATCGGTAGCCCAACAAATATTGACCATGAG ATTTTTTTCAACTCGCCAACACCCAGTTACTCAAGCAGCACGTACTCAACGGATACAG atcaAGAATCACATTTTATCAACCTGGACGATCAAGCTGCTTTTACCAATGAACCTATAGGCGGACAGGACTCTTGTCGAAATGAACAACAGACCATCCAGACATGCAAAACATACCAATTCTGTGATAATTTTGGCCAAATTGACGCAGGTCCAATCGTGCTAAGAAAACTATATCCAGACGAAGCAGGTCGCTGGACTGCAACCACCGAACCACACATTTCCAACCATAGAAGTAACATTGTCTTCCGGACTTCTCGGAAgataaagaaagaaacaagTACCGAGCGTAAACGGAAGATTACATCCGACGTTTCGGATGACAGATTGGTGAAAGCAAAAAGAATATCGG GCAAGAACGTGCACTTGTGGGAATTTATTCGGGACATTCTACTCGACCCCGAACACAGCCCATCACTGATAAAATGGGAGGACCGCCAATCCGGAGTGTTTAGATTCATGCAGAGTGATGTGGTGGCATCGATGTGGGGAGAAAGGAAACGAAATCCGAAAATGACTTATGAAAAATTAAGCCGAGCAATGAG GTATTACTACAACCGTGGTATACTGGAACGAGTTGACGGAAGAAGACTTGTTTACAAGTTTGGTCCGAATTCACATGGCTGGCAACTCTCGGGTAAAATTAAGCAAACGCCAACAAATGTTGTGAAGAGTGAACATGCCGACACGTCAA ACGACACGGTATGCGCATCACCAATTGACAGCGATTCCATTGCTGTCGTCGTCTCGGGTGAGCAAACCTTCCAAGGCGGGAATGAAACGACCGAAATCCCGCAAACTTCCCCCAGCTCCCTTGATACCTGCAACGCTCTTCCTAACACTTccaaatatacaaacattgtAACATCGTGGCTGCAGAGCACGTCATCCTCGTGTACGTCATCACAGATTACATCACTGCCGAGCGCAAACGTACTTCTCGGAAACAGCATTCGAATTGCCGCCATACAGGCGCAGTGA